One segment of Salipiger profundus DNA contains the following:
- a CDS encoding TrbG/VirB9 family P-type conjugative transfer protein, which produces MRHTNALMFVALLLLPLPALAERAPQTMGQDARVRSVWYNPSDVIRVDTNLRTNTALELGRGERIEQVLLGDSEAFDVEVLSNRNTVSVKPVIGSAHSNMTIYTSRRAIAFVLTEGRSKTPTYRVAVKYPEDQPARTSSTPKAIGTRDTGYEYAGGGQARPKAVWNDGHATYFEFRQGVRPSIFAVDGEGYELTVNSQTRGRVVRVGGVAEAFTIRIGDEVICIRHVAGGKTVDPFILRSLAGKEF; this is translated from the coding sequence ATGCGACACACCAACGCCCTCATGTTCGTCGCTCTCCTCCTCTTGCCGCTACCCGCGCTGGCAGAACGCGCGCCGCAAACCATGGGCCAGGACGCCCGCGTGCGCTCGGTCTGGTACAATCCCTCGGACGTGATCCGCGTGGACACCAACCTGCGGACCAACACCGCGCTCGAGCTTGGACGCGGTGAACGGATCGAGCAAGTTCTCCTCGGGGACTCCGAGGCCTTCGATGTCGAGGTTCTATCGAACCGCAACACGGTCTCGGTGAAACCGGTCATCGGCAGCGCCCACAGCAATATGACCATCTACACCTCGCGGCGTGCCATCGCCTTTGTCCTGACCGAAGGCCGCAGCAAGACCCCTACCTACCGCGTTGCGGTCAAATATCCCGAGGACCAGCCGGCCCGGACCTCGAGCACGCCCAAGGCGATCGGCACCCGCGACACCGGCTACGAATACGCTGGTGGAGGGCAGGCCCGTCCTAAGGCGGTCTGGAACGATGGGCATGCGACATATTTCGAGTTCCGCCAGGGGGTCCGCCCCTCGATCTTTGCCGTCGACGGCGAGGGCTATGAGCTGACGGTGAACTCGCAGACGCGCGGCCGGGTCGTGCGCGTCGGCGGTGTGGCTGAGGCCTTCACCATCCGGATCGGCGACGAGGTGATCTGCATCCGCCACGTCGCGGGCGGCAAGACCGTGGACCCGTTCATTCTCCGCAGCCTTGCCGGGAAGGAGTTCTGA